A genomic stretch from Vibrio cortegadensis includes:
- a CDS encoding GGDEF domain-containing response regulator: protein MSVAGSSMRILLVDDVKLDRMQLAIRLKQLGHQVEAAGSGKEALAVYSSFDPDLVLLDISMPDMDGFEVSQKIRSQFPDWVPIIFLSSHEEPEMIARAIEAGGDDYLIKPVDRLVLNSKLIAMQRIAMMRRELKTASAKLEELNAMLQQQANEDGLTKLYNRRYMDTQLEDAIGWHGRHKIPFCLILLDVDHFKPFNDNYGHIEGDKCLQSISNTLNELFTRSGEFVGRYGGEEFAVLLSGVGDKKAEKEALRIKSKIVELAYPHAYSPTADYVTVSQGIVTLIPTGKEKPSDIYQKADQALYEAKQNGRNSFKMWIETT, encoded by the coding sequence ATGAGTGTTGCGGGTTCTTCAATGCGAATTCTACTCGTCGATGACGTGAAGTTAGACCGTATGCAGCTTGCTATTAGGCTCAAGCAATTAGGACATCAAGTGGAAGCGGCAGGAAGCGGAAAAGAGGCCTTAGCTGTCTATTCAAGCTTTGACCCGGATTTAGTTTTACTCGATATATCAATGCCCGACATGGATGGTTTTGAAGTCTCTCAAAAAATTCGTAGTCAGTTTCCTGATTGGGTTCCCATTATCTTTTTGAGTAGCCATGAAGAGCCAGAAATGATTGCACGAGCGATTGAGGCTGGGGGGGATGATTACCTGATTAAACCCGTTGATCGCCTTGTATTAAACTCGAAGTTAATCGCGATGCAGCGGATAGCTATGATGCGACGAGAGCTTAAAACGGCGTCTGCAAAACTTGAAGAGCTCAATGCTATGTTGCAACAACAAGCGAATGAAGATGGGCTCACTAAGTTATATAACCGCCGATATATGGATACGCAACTAGAAGATGCTATTGGTTGGCATGGTCGCCATAAAATCCCATTTTGTTTGATTCTGCTTGATGTTGACCATTTTAAACCATTCAATGATAACTACGGTCATATAGAAGGTGACAAATGCCTTCAGTCTATATCTAACACACTTAATGAACTCTTTACACGCTCAGGTGAATTTGTTGGCCGTTATGGTGGAGAAGAATTTGCGGTATTATTAAGTGGTGTCGGTGATAAGAAAGCAGAAAAAGAAGCGCTTCGAATCAAGTCGAAAATTGTTGAGCTTGCCTATCCACATGCTTATTCACCAACTGCTGATTATGTGACGGTCTCGCAAGGGATAGTTACGCTAATTCCAACAGGAAAAGAAAAGCCGAGTGACATTTATCAGAAAGCGGATCAAGCGCTTTATGAAGCAAAGCAGAATGGTAGAAATAGTTTTAAAATGTGGATTGAAACGACTTAG
- a CDS encoding DUF2164 domain-containing protein, giving the protein MTEIVLEPKTKQSMVAALQRYFEEELDSELGQFDGEFLLDFLSKKLGPVYYNQGIADAQKVMERKIMDISDELYEIEKIVEV; this is encoded by the coding sequence ATGACTGAAATTGTACTTGAACCTAAAACAAAACAGAGCATGGTAGCCGCCTTACAACGCTACTTTGAAGAAGAGCTAGATAGTGAGCTTGGGCAATTTGATGGAGAATTTCTATTAGACTTTCTGAGCAAAAAATTAGGACCCGTTTATTATAACCAAGGTATCGCTGATGCTCAAAAGGTGATGGAAAGAAAGATAATGGACATTAGTGATGAGCTATATGAAATCGAAAAAATAGTAGAAGTCTAG
- a CDS encoding cytochrome b, with translation MNNTVKNYNVVSRLLHWVSAITIFGMFGIGLWMVDLTYYSEWYKTAPDWHRSVGIILAIVTLGRMLWKRVTASPKVEGKAYEVITAKIVHLLMYVLLFVLFVSGYLISTSDGRGIDVFTWFTVPSLGELFANQSDIAGNIHYYTACILVGLASVHALAALKHHIIDKDNTLRKMIGASK, from the coding sequence ATGAATAATACAGTGAAAAATTACAATGTGGTATCTCGACTCCTTCATTGGGTTTCGGCGATTACGATTTTTGGCATGTTTGGAATAGGCCTGTGGATGGTTGATCTCACTTACTATAGTGAGTGGTATAAAACGGCTCCAGACTGGCACCGTTCAGTCGGTATTATTCTTGCCATTGTTACGTTAGGCAGGATGCTTTGGAAGCGTGTTACGGCGTCACCAAAAGTAGAAGGTAAAGCATACGAAGTGATTACTGCAAAAATAGTGCATCTACTTATGTACGTTTTATTATTCGTTCTTTTTGTATCTGGTTATCTGATTTCAACTTCCGACGGAAGAGGTATTGATGTTTTCACTTGGTTTACCGTACCAAGCCTAGGTGAACTCTTTGCTAATCAATCAGACATCGCTGGCAATATACATTATTACACCGCTTGTATTTTAGTTGGACTTGCATCTGTTCATGCACTTGCTGCTTTAAAACATCACATTATTGATAAAGACAATACGCTACGCAAAATGATAGGAGCTTCAAAATGA
- a CDS encoding YceI family protein produces MKKTLLATGLALVMAAPFSASAADYMIDTKGAHASINFKISHLGYSFIKGRFNDFGGEFSYDGNNIEASKVNVTVNTASLDSNHAERDKHIRSADFIDASKFGEATFSSSKVVDKGNGKLDIMGNLTLHGKTQPITINAEFIGAGSDPWGGERAGFNGTTRLELADFGIAVMGSSSYVDMELHVEGVKK; encoded by the coding sequence ATGAAAAAAACACTACTTGCTACTGGATTAGCACTTGTTATGGCGGCACCTTTTAGTGCAAGCGCAGCCGATTACATGATTGATACTAAGGGTGCACACGCATCGATCAATTTTAAAATTAGTCATTTAGGATATAGCTTCATCAAAGGTCGCTTTAATGATTTTGGTGGTGAGTTTTCTTATGATGGTAATAACATCGAAGCATCGAAAGTGAACGTGACGGTTAACACCGCAAGTTTAGACTCAAACCATGCAGAGCGCGATAAGCATATCCGAAGTGCTGACTTTATTGATGCAAGTAAATTTGGTGAAGCGACCTTTAGTAGCTCAAAAGTTGTCGATAAAGGTAATGGTAAGCTTGATATTATGGGGAATCTTACATTGCACGGGAAAACTCAGCCTATAACGATTAATGCAGAATTTATTGGTGCAGGCAGCGACCCATGGGGTGGAGAGCGTGCTGGGTTTAATGGTACCACTCGTCTTGAATTAGCTGATTTTGGCATTGCTGTTATGGGAAGCTCAAGCTACGTTGATATGGAGTTACATGTAGAAGGTGTTAAAAAATAG
- the focA gene encoding formate transporter FocA gives MSTASSENHQLFSPYEMMAEAEKFALSKAKKTSGMTLSLAVMAGAFIGLAFLFYITVTTGSADAGWGLSRFAGGLAFSMGLILIVICGGELFTSSVLSSISWANKQISFGKMLSIWGKVYVGNFIGAMFLLLLVTAAGLYQMDHGQWGLNALNIAQHKLHHSVVQAFALGILCNLLVCLAIWLTFSSANAMTKAAMTILPVAMFVSSGFEHCVANMFMVPLGIVIQNFAPESFWSQVGVSASQYADLNITQFVTANLIPVTLGNIVGGAVLVGLANWSIYRRPQLKAANLATITQPTTITSVKDITMNNNLLVKDIMASNSISLSAEMPTSVAIDTLLDHNLNGAPVCDVEGRLVGFFSVHDVMVDLWCQDYIPAKDQKVVDLMNRDVVAMDSSDRLVDVAEFLCIDKDQLFPTSGMGIATQLTSLSLEERAKSMQVSKPHALPVLENGQMVGVISRMDVLKALRPVYGERLNIVERELETA, from the coding sequence ATGTCTACTGCTAGTTCTGAAAACCATCAGCTATTTTCGCCTTATGAAATGATGGCAGAAGCAGAAAAATTTGCGCTTAGTAAAGCCAAGAAAACCAGTGGTATGACTTTGAGCCTGGCTGTCATGGCAGGTGCATTTATCGGACTTGCTTTTCTTTTCTATATCACGGTTACAACGGGCAGTGCAGACGCAGGATGGGGCTTAAGCCGATTCGCTGGCGGGCTTGCTTTTAGTATGGGCTTAATTTTGATTGTTATCTGTGGTGGTGAGCTTTTTACCAGTTCAGTACTTTCCAGTATTTCTTGGGCAAATAAACAGATCAGTTTTGGCAAGATGCTATCGATATGGGGAAAGGTTTATGTCGGTAACTTCATCGGCGCAATGTTTCTTCTTTTATTAGTCACCGCCGCAGGTCTGTACCAAATGGATCATGGGCAATGGGGATTAAACGCTTTAAACATTGCACAACACAAACTTCACCATAGCGTAGTGCAAGCTTTTGCTCTGGGTATTTTATGTAACTTATTAGTTTGTTTAGCTATCTGGTTAACATTTAGCTCTGCAAACGCAATGACAAAAGCCGCCATGACGATTCTACCCGTTGCGATGTTTGTCAGCAGTGGCTTTGAGCACTGTGTCGCGAATATGTTCATGGTGCCGCTTGGTATTGTTATTCAAAACTTTGCTCCTGAATCATTTTGGTCACAAGTTGGTGTTAGTGCGAGTCAATATGCTGATTTAAACATTACTCAATTTGTCACTGCGAATCTTATTCCTGTAACCCTTGGCAATATTGTCGGTGGAGCCGTTCTTGTCGGCCTCGCAAACTGGAGTATCTACCGTCGCCCACAACTAAAAGCTGCAAACCTAGCAACAATAACTCAACCAACAACAATTACGTCAGTTAAGGATATTACTATGAACAACAACCTACTTGTAAAAGACATCATGGCAAGCAACTCAATTTCTCTAAGTGCTGAAATGCCAACATCTGTCGCAATTGATACTCTGCTTGATCACAACTTAAATGGCGCACCAGTTTGCGACGTTGAAGGTCGTCTAGTCGGATTCTTCTCTGTTCATGATGTAATGGTTGACCTTTGGTGCCAAGATTACATTCCAGCTAAAGATCAAAAAGTTGTCGATTTAATGAATCGTGATGTAGTGGCGATGGATTCATCTGATCGCTTGGTTGATGTTGCTGAATTCCTTTGCATTGATAAAGACCAGCTTTTCCCAACATCAGGCATGGGCATTGCGACTCAACTAACATCACTCTCTTTAGAAGAACGCGCAAAGAGCATGCAAGTTAGCAAACCTCATGCACTTCCTGTTCTAGAGAATGGTCAAATGGTTGGTGTGATTTCAAGAATGGATGTATTGAAAGCATTACGCCCAGTATACGGTGAAAGACTGAACATTGTTGAGCGTGAACTAGAAACCGCTTAA
- a CDS encoding LysR substrate-binding domain-containing protein has protein sequence MRYSLKQLAVFDAVSDSGSVSQAADKLALTQSATSMSLAQLEKMLGRPLFERQGKQMALTHWGIWLRPKAKRLLQDAQQIEMGFFEQHLLSGEINLGASQTPAEHLVPDLISIIDNDFPEMRITLGVQSTKGVIEDVLDYKYDLGIIEGRCDDNRIHQEIWCRDHLIVVAAAHHPFAKRETVSLAQLEQAKWVLREHGSGTRNIFDSSIHHLIGDLDVWREYEHVPVLRSLVANGQYLTCLPYLDVERFIDNGELVALNVPELKMDRTLSFIWRVDMAENPLVECIKREGLRMMKGKPYIL, from the coding sequence TTGCGCTATTCATTAAAGCAACTCGCGGTATTTGACGCAGTATCTGACTCTGGCAGTGTTAGCCAGGCCGCCGATAAGCTTGCATTAACTCAGTCTGCAACCAGTATGTCACTCGCTCAATTGGAGAAAATGCTTGGGAGACCTTTGTTTGAAAGGCAAGGGAAGCAAATGGCGCTTACACATTGGGGAATATGGTTAAGGCCCAAAGCGAAGCGTCTTCTTCAAGATGCACAACAAATCGAAATGGGTTTTTTCGAGCAGCACTTATTGAGTGGCGAAATTAATCTAGGCGCAAGCCAAACACCAGCGGAGCACTTGGTGCCAGACCTTATCAGTATTATTGATAACGACTTTCCTGAGATGCGGATCACGCTAGGGGTCCAAAGTACCAAGGGTGTTATCGAAGATGTTCTGGATTATAAATATGACTTGGGAATCATCGAAGGGCGTTGTGATGACAATCGAATCCATCAAGAGATCTGGTGCCGAGATCACTTAATCGTAGTCGCCGCGGCACATCATCCATTTGCTAAACGTGAAACAGTAAGCTTAGCTCAGTTAGAACAAGCAAAATGGGTATTAAGAGAACATGGATCGGGTACTCGCAATATTTTTGATAGCTCTATTCATCATCTAATTGGTGATCTTGATGTATGGCGAGAGTATGAGCATGTGCCAGTTCTGCGTAGCTTAGTTGCCAATGGTCAATACTTAACTTGTTTACCTTATCTTGATGTAGAACGCTTCATTGATAATGGTGAGCTTGTCGCACTAAATGTACCTGAATTGAAAATGGACAGAACACTCTCATTTATTTGGCGTGTAGACATGGCAGAGAACCCATTAGTGGAATGCATTAAACGTGAAGGATTGAGAATGATGAAAGGAAAACCATACATTCTATGA
- a CDS encoding DUF1097 domain-containing protein gives MSTLFAISLTTGILSGLWGWIAISLGLLSWAGFLGCTSYFASPTGGVKGLIESLLTNMSGVFWAMVIIHGSTFAGLEILGYVVTAIVAFFMCIQAKQAWLAYIPGTFIGSCATFAAGGDWQLVIPSLILGGVFGYLMKASGLWLHQKSSQSTSLTKQTVETQS, from the coding sequence ATGAGTACACTATTTGCTATATCGTTAACTACCGGAATTCTATCTGGCCTTTGGGGTTGGATTGCGATTTCACTAGGGCTTCTATCTTGGGCGGGTTTCCTTGGCTGTACGAGCTATTTCGCTTCCCCAACGGGTGGTGTAAAAGGTTTAATAGAAAGCTTATTAACGAATATGAGTGGTGTGTTTTGGGCGATGGTGATTATCCATGGTTCAACCTTTGCTGGTCTAGAAATCTTAGGTTATGTCGTTACAGCAATTGTTGCTTTCTTTATGTGCATTCAAGCGAAACAAGCTTGGCTGGCATATATTCCAGGGACATTCATTGGCTCATGTGCAACATTTGCAGCAGGTGGAGATTGGCAACTGGTGATCCCATCTTTAATCTTAGGTGGCGTATTTGGTTACCTAATGAAAGCATCTGGCCTTTGGCTTCATCAAAAATCAAGTCAATCGACTTCTCTTACCAAACAAACTGTTGAAACTCAGTCATGA
- a CDS encoding ATP-dependent endonuclease, with amino-acid sequence MQLDRIEISGFRGIKRLSLKFDELTTLIGENTWGKSSLLDALSVALPANGVLYQFEMQDFHVDYSISHPQTQHLQIVLSLKANDKSELKAGRYRKLKPIWIEDEDGDYRIFYRISATLDQYAIETHYMFLDIEGKPLKLHHSEKLAQELMTLHPVIRLRDSRHFERPFNHTNGKNGRVEKRIDNTCRRLMAIPGHVNKGEMRSSLNSMETLVDHYFSFKNQSRKNPRKPRDGLFFTSNTNEQNVTQFVEETKNKQTRLLFMGLLNAYLQAKGPNELRRCARPLLIIEDPEGRLHPTHLSRAWGLLQLLPMQKILTTNSGDLLGSVPLQSIRRLVRQSDKTIATSLMTNKLSKDELRRIGFHIRFHRTGALFARCWLLVEGETEVWLFNELANQCGYNLAAEGVQIIEFAQSGLKSLIKVAKAFGIDWHVVTDGDAAGKKYAATVHSQLGNDQERHRLTELPEKDIEHYLYNNGFELFFKDMIKIPHDHPIPAKKVVARVLKKHAKPDLALAIVSHCEDKGVECIPLLLRWTLKRVITMANGNT; translated from the coding sequence ATGCAATTAGACAGAATCGAAATTTCTGGATTCCGTGGTATTAAGCGCTTGTCGTTAAAATTCGATGAACTCACGACCCTCATTGGGGAAAATACGTGGGGTAAATCTTCTCTCCTCGATGCTCTTTCCGTTGCACTACCAGCAAATGGCGTACTTTATCAATTTGAAATGCAAGACTTTCATGTTGACTATTCGATCTCTCATCCACAAACCCAACATTTACAGATCGTGTTAAGTTTAAAGGCGAATGATAAAAGCGAACTTAAAGCAGGTCGCTATAGAAAACTAAAACCAATTTGGATTGAAGATGAAGATGGTGACTACCGCATCTTCTATCGTATTAGTGCGACTCTCGATCAATACGCCATTGAGACGCACTATATGTTTTTGGATATCGAAGGTAAGCCGCTTAAGCTTCATCACTCCGAGAAGTTAGCTCAAGAGTTAATGACTCTGCACCCTGTGATTCGCCTGCGTGATTCACGTCATTTTGAGCGTCCATTCAATCACACCAATGGCAAGAACGGACGCGTCGAAAAACGTATCGACAACACGTGTCGTCGTTTAATGGCGATCCCAGGGCATGTCAATAAAGGAGAAATGCGCAGCAGCTTAAACTCAATGGAAACCCTGGTTGATCACTACTTTTCTTTTAAAAATCAATCGCGGAAAAATCCAAGAAAACCTCGTGACGGCCTGTTTTTCACAAGCAATACCAATGAGCAGAATGTCACTCAATTCGTTGAAGAGACCAAAAACAAGCAGACTCGCTTGTTGTTTATGGGCTTACTAAATGCCTATTTACAAGCTAAAGGGCCTAACGAACTTCGCCGATGCGCCCGCCCGCTATTAATTATCGAAGATCCAGAAGGTCGATTGCACCCCACCCATCTCTCTAGAGCTTGGGGGTTATTGCAACTACTCCCAATGCAAAAAATTCTTACGACTAACAGTGGCGACTTGCTCGGTTCTGTCCCTCTGCAATCAATTCGCCGTTTAGTCCGGCAGTCCGATAAAACCATCGCGACCAGTTTAATGACCAATAAACTTAGCAAGGATGAGCTGCGTAGAATTGGCTTTCACATTCGCTTTCATCGTACTGGCGCTCTGTTTGCTCGTTGTTGGTTATTGGTTGAAGGTGAAACAGAAGTTTGGTTATTTAACGAACTGGCGAATCAATGTGGCTATAACCTTGCGGCTGAAGGGGTACAAATCATTGAGTTCGCACAGTCTGGTTTAAAATCGTTGATCAAAGTGGCAAAAGCGTTTGGTATCGATTGGCATGTGGTGACGGACGGTGATGCTGCAGGTAAAAAATATGCGGCAACGGTACATTCACAACTAGGGAACGATCAAGAGAGGCATAGGCTTACCGAATTGCCGGAAAAAGACATTGAACACTATCTTTACAATAATGGCTTCGAGTTGTTTTTCAAAGATATGATAAAAATCCCACACGATCACCCGATACCTGCCAAAAAGGTAGTGGCCCGAGTGCTTAAAAAACATGCCAAGCCGGATCTCGCTCTGGCAATCGTTTCTCATTGTGAAGACAAAGGAGTTGAATGTATCCCACTATTACTACGTTGGACACTTAAACGTGTTATCACCATGGCAAACGGTAATACGTAA